Proteins found in one Mytilus edulis chromosome 2, xbMytEdul2.2, whole genome shotgun sequence genomic segment:
- the LOC139510887 gene encoding ankyrin-2-like codes for MAEVEGIDGKQSMTGEFDLIRIDKLGENVNEQNENGNTALHLAISSNADIGILRSLMNKGAQLNITNNDGHTPLECLQHGSWKTALSLLKLEKQFDFRDNNGGMFLHSLMDRLGDNIWGIVRPDDIEVGHIGHVEQDELIGLFWEGILSEIQEYQIDLNLQDNFGNTPLHIAANFWPSSKNLDVMLTHFDNIDPFIRDCSGNSFLHVYLTRHSVHDETEFDKRLFQGEYRNLSKHRMEKLLNTQNNEMESPLHVFVKTQDNNVNVSNLRRIIEAGSSVNLRNILGETVLHCLFRREFDADCDDADSTSNFDLYGDSNIENKIQNIQENCRFLVTRGSDINQQNNKGEPPIFLANSESVISTMIDIGADVNITNSLGQSLLISVVNKHDVNLDIIRLLLIKGVNVNLVDIHGNNVLHFVAWHGTNPDILPELNKHGVSIVPDNLGQLPCTVACNRGNNIQFKHLCRCPGELHIHREHFVLQKEIISVQELKENSKKFDAIFQRFHPFRGNIHELLHLTSFGPITFEGESDLIKSVVKDLVVAVCKKITEKHDFFSITMVDSGSVSEKTKINLPNEFDFLCIFEELGKICFIDEEKSDRDPGYAYLKLKDKHKDHACKVLFDDNGYLDTFEIRHRIYTVIDDLFLSQEIFSHPNISYVRHHFKGANCPTFHFTILWQGCMYKHLKIDIDLVPACQIVGWWPKNTMINSLYCDTQKIVDEGAVLMIQTEIDEDDNPYSKQRISAIRAEQSYIQVLPQIAIDAYLLSKIVCNSRICPCLSIPHAVFQPRDILTSYMLKTCVFHMFDPTSEYTKNKTESKSNVHNENDLHKQVIDIFNKMLQFLRAENLPSFFFPWQNVLTFNVSLDYARNNNFYCTLRIAFIKMVLEILGEIQNFSDINIEMLMELDDNSTINSDISD; via the coding sequence ATGGCAGAGGTTGAGGGCATCGATGGTAAACAGTCAATGACTGGTGAATTTGATTTAATAAGAATAGACAAACTTGGCGAAAATGTAAATGaacaaaatgaaaatggaaaTACCGCGCTTCATTTGGCAATTTCAAGTAATGCAGATATAGGAATATTAAGATCCCTGATGAATAAGGGTGCTCAATTGAATATCACAAACAATGATGGACATACACCTCTTGAATGTCTTCAACACGGATCATGGAAAACAGCGCTGAGTTTGTTAAAGTTAGAAAAACAATTTGATTTTCGAGACAACAATGGGGGAATGTTTCTACATTCTTTGATGGATAGATTAGGAGATAACATTTGGGGTATTGTAAGACCAGATGATATTGAGGTTGGACATATCGGTCATGTTGAACAGGATGAGCTTATCGGTCTATTCTGGGAAGGTATTCTGAGCGAAATTCAAGAATATCAAATTGATTTAAATCTTCAGGATAACTTTGGAAATACGCCGTTGCATATCGCTGCTAATTTCTGGCCCTCTTCAAAAAACTTGGATGTAATGCTAACTCATTTCGACAATATCGATCCGTTTATTCGTGACTGCAGTGGCAACTCATTTCTTCACGTTTATTTGACAAGACACAGTGTCCATGATGAGACCGAATTCGACAAACGTCTTTTCCAGGGTGAATATCGCAACCTCTCAAAGCACAGGATGGAAAAATTACTCAACACtcaaaataatgaaatggaatcaccattgcatgtttttgttaaaacTCAAGACAACAACGTGAATGTATCTAATTTGAGGCGAATTATCGAAGCAGGTTCAAGTGTTAACCTTAGAAACATACTGGGAGAAACAGTACTTCATTGTCTATTCCGAAGGGAATTTGACGCAGACTGTGATGATGCTGACAGCACTAGTAACTTCGACTTATACGGAGATTCAAACATTGAAAACAAGATCCAGAATATCCAAGAAAACTGCAGGTTTCTTGTCACCAGAGGTTCTGATATAAATCAGCAAAACAATAAGGGAGAACCTCCCATCTTTCTCGCTAATTCAGAAAGTGTTATCAGTACCATGATAGATATTGGTGCTGATGTTAATATTACAAATAGTTTAGGACAATCGTTGTTAATTTCAGTTGTGAATAAGCACGATGTAAATTTGGATATAATCCGACTTTTGTTAATCAAAGGTGTTAACGTAAACCTAGTTGATATTCATGGTAATAATGTCTTGCATTTTGTTGCATGGCATGGTACAAACCCGGATATACTTCCAGAGCTTAACAAACATGGCGTTTCCATCGTACCTGACAATCTGGGGCAACTACCATGCACTGTTGCCTGTAATCGAGGAAATAACATTCAATTTAAACATTTGTGCAGGTGCCCAGGGGAGCTGCACATACATAGAGAACATTTCGTATTGCAGAAAGAAATAATATCAGTTCAAGAActtaaagaaaattcaaaaaagtttgaTGCGATCTTTCAGAGGTTTCACCCTTTCCGGGGAAATATACATGAACTTCTGCATTTAACTAGCTTTGGGCCAATTACATTTGAGGGTGAGTCAGATTTGATCAAATCAGTTGTAAAAGACCTTGTTGTAGCCGTATGCAAGAAAATAACTGAAAAGCACGACTTCTTCTCGATAACTATGGTTGATTCTGGTAGTGTTTCAGAGAAGACAAAGATAAATCTTCCAAACGAGTTCgattttttgtgtatatttgaaGAGCTaggtaaaatatgttttattgatgAGGAAAAATCGGATCGTGATCCAGGTTATGCATACTTGAagttaaaagataaacacaaggaCCATGCATGCAAAGTACTGTTTGACGATAATGGATATCTTGACACATTTGAGATCCGTCATAGAATATATACAGTCATTGACGACTTATTTTTGTCGCAGGAAATTTTTTCTCATCCAAATATTTCATATGTTCGACACCATTTTAAGGGTGCAAACTGTCCAACATTTCATTTCACTATTCTATGGCAAGGATGTatgtataaacatttgaaaatagaCATTGACTTGGTTCCTGCCTGTCAGATAGTGGGCTGGTGGCCGAAGAATACCATGATTAATTCACTTTACTGTGATACTCAGAAAATTGTAGATGAGGGTGCCGTCTTGATGATTCAGACTGAAATAGATGAAGACGATAATCCATACTCAAAGCAAAGAATATCAGCAATTAGAGCTGAGCAATCTTATATCCAAGTATTACCACAGATTGCAATTGATGCATATCTTCTGTCAAAAATTGTGTGTAACTCTCGTATTTGTCCTTGTTTGAGCATTCCTCATGCCGTATTCCAACCCAGAGACATTTTGACTAGCTACATGCTGAAAACCTGTGTTTTTCATATGTTCGATCCAACCTcagaatatacaaaaaataaaactgaatcgAAATCAAATGTGCATAATGAAAACGATCTTCACAAACAAgtaattgatatttttaacaaGATGCTTCAGTTTTTACGTGCAGAAAATTTACCGTCATTCTTTTTTCCATGGCAGAACGTGCTTACGTTCAACGTAAGCCTAGACTATGCAAGAAATAACAACTTTTATTGCACACTTCGGATAGCCTTTATAAAAATGGTATTAGAGATTCTTGGCGAAATACAGAACTTCAGTGATATAAATATCGAAATGCTCATGGAACTCGACGACAATTCCACAATCAATTCAGACATTTCAGACTAA
- the LOC139512348 gene encoding putative ankyrin repeat protein RF_0381: MGRQLIHNLVLINNNQKNVLNLRSQLLYAKKHFTLNLCSMAGKRALREEIKDVHRERDYVLRCKITDHQYQILECVRTRNVEKFKQLLNMGIDPGFTTDKGETSLHIVSGMKPDEASLEILSLLVYFGTSLNTMDRFGQTPLHHAARVSAQNVKILLEGGANSDLMDNSGRTALMEACNSSPQDALTVVQYLMDRGCNIFSTDQDGCSALHYICMNKSQLVSIKTEIVYKLLYAGLSATATDKTGKMAICYDFQQYLCRRSNLISPIKLVDDRLKVTQALIQGGANYNRKNQRHSKSIKDAVALYNSPSLTSLLMEFRPVLSVSSLKSIRENVLASDGQGEFLRHLTDLTHQVQSLKFMCRINIRDTLKGKCLPKIDLLPLPRTLKEYLSLIE; the protein is encoded by the exons ATGGGGAGACAACTCATTCACAACTTAGTCTTGATCAACAATAATCAGAAGAATGTTTTAAATCTACGATCACAGTTATTGTATGCTAAGAAACATTTTACATTGAATCTGTGTAGTATGGCTGGAAAAAGAGCTTTAAGAGAGGAAATTAAG GATGTACATAGAGAGAGAGATTACGTACTGCGATGTAAAATTACAGATCATCAGTATCAGATTTTGGAATGTGTGCGAACCagaaatgttgaaaaattcaaacagTTGCTTAATATGGGCATTGATCCAGGGTTTACCACTGATAAAGGAGAAACATCATTGCATATAGTATCGGGAATGAAACCTGATGAGG catcACTGGAAATTTTGAGTCTGCTAGTATATTTTGGAACATCTTTGAATACCATGGACAGATTTGGACAAACACCTTTACACCATGCAGCCAGGGTATCGGCACAGAATGTTAAAATTCTTTTGGAAGGAGGAGCAAATAGTGATCTGATGGATAATTcag GAAGAACAGCATTGATGGAAGCTTGTAACAGTTCTCCACAGGATGCTTTGACCGTTGTCCAGTACTTGATGGATAGAGGCTGTAATATATTTAGCACTGACCAAGATGGTTGTTCAG CATTGCATTACATCTGTATGAATAAATCACAGCTAGTTTCCATCAAAACAGAAATAGTTTATAAACTATTGTATGCTGGATTGTCTGCTACAGCTACAGATAAAACAG GTAAAATGGCTATTTGTTATGATTTCCAGCAGTACCTTTGTAGAAGATCAAACTTAATTTCACCTATAAAACTTGTTGATGATAGGTTGAAGGTCACACAAGCATTAATACAAGGAGGAGCTAATTACAACAGGAAAAATCAACGACattcaaaatcaataaaagatGCAGTAGCACTTTACAATTCACCAAGTTTAACTTCTCTACTTATGGAATTTCGGCCTGTTTTGAGTGTGTCATCATTGAAGTCCATCAGAGAAAATGTTTTAGCCAGTGATGGTCAAGGTGAATTTTTGAGACATCTGACAGATTTAACACATCAAGTTCAGTCACTGAAGTTCATGTGTAGAATAAATATAAGAGATACTTTGAAAGGTAAATGTTTGCCAAAAATAGACTTATTACCTCTACCTAGAACATTAAAAGAGTATTTATCACTTATAGAATAA